One Neoarius graeffei isolate fNeoGra1 chromosome 16, fNeoGra1.pri, whole genome shotgun sequence DNA segment encodes these proteins:
- the LOC132900478 gene encoding uncharacterized protein LOC132900478: MDGPAGNAKKEMPKRVRYPPKKLRFYEPDPGSPKDDSDGLFVFLTFEDGYTAKIFNVCDILSKDDKPTACLRDLKPGEEVLARWSNSKFYRTTVDFVGTDNKTVDAKKATKKDMKKRDAAAQRFYNLPSLPQAGQSTSVQDHPNTVDHNVIQPPTTWPVYQPQPIESSLPIQPQHQPVTAWPQYQVPVSQSSPHTHPCYQHPPIQPLHQYAPTLSPVTHCSNLSQYPKHHQPHTALPTSSDLSQQPVLVDLDHRRQPPAPTVTPKESFLKMLYSPNKNQKPAVLGDQSQPSTSEHETSSSSSSADTLIIERDPLPEYGEPVFSLPESREDRSWKPCRACKPEVEKLVEEKAKLQDVLCGISGEHLEALKSFLNKVEQIQPQAGVGAPEHRSGKQELYPESGLFVSSTRLAAIHAEAKKDCLRLFHLLFDEFFTAAECRNAVAFGKHGKVPDGKTVLDKFKVNGILTYIMRCSTLDGWTPVEKSKVKKAFINKCRIRATTL, encoded by the exons gactttttgtatttttgacctTTGAAGATGGATACACGGCAAAGATATTTAATGTCTGTGATATACTAAGCAAAGATGATAAACCCACTGCCTGCCTTAGAGATCTGAAGCCAGGGGAAGAAGTACTTGCAAGATGGTCCAACAGCAAGTTCTACCGCACCACAGTGGACTTCGTTGGAACAGATAACAAGACAGTGGATGCCAAGAAGGCCACAAAGAAAGACATGAAAAAAAGAGATGCAGCTGCTCAAAGATTCTACAACCTTCCATCACTACCTCAAGCAGGTCAGTCCACCTCTGTACAGGATCATCCAAATACTGTGGACCACAATGTCATCCAGCCTCCAACTACCTGGCCAGTGTACCAACCTCAACCTATCGAGTCATCTTTACCTATCCAGCCACAGCACCAGCCTGTAACTGCCTGGCCACAGTACCAGGTTCCAGTTTCCCAGTCATCACCACACACGCATCCATGTTACCAGCATCCACCTATCCAGCCACTCCACCAGTATGCACCCACTCTGTCTCCAGTCACACATTGTTCCAACCTTTCGCAGTATCCAAAGCATCACCAACCTCACACGGCACTGCCCACATCTTCAGACCTGTCACAACAACCTGTTTTGGTGGATTTGGATCACCGAAGACAGCCACCAGCTCCTACTGTAACACCCAAAGAAAGCTTTCTCAAAATGTTGTACAGTCCTAATAAAAACCAAAAACCTGCTGTTCTTGGGGACCAGAGCCAGCCTAGTACGTCTGAACATGAGACTTCTTCAAGCTCATCATCTGCAGATACTTTAATCATCGAGCGTGATCCACTTCCAGAATATGGAGAGCCAGTTTTCAGTTTGCCTGAATCAAGAGAAGACAGATCATGGAAGCCATGCAGGGCATGCAAGCCAGAGGTGGAAAAATTAGTGGAGGAGAAGGCCAAACTGCAGGATGTGCTGTGCGGtataa GTGGTGAGCACCTCGAGGCATTAAAAAGCTTTCTGAACAAAGTGGAACAGATCCAACCTCAGGCTGGTGTTGGGGCTCCAGAACACAGATCTGGGAAGCAAGAGCTGTATCCAGAAAGTGGCCTATTCGTGTCTTCTACCCGCCTGGCTGCAATACATGCAGAAGCAAAGAAGGACTGCCTCCGATTGTTCCATCTTCTTTTTGATGAGTTCTTTACTGCAGCAGAGTGCCGAAATGCTGTGGCCTTTGGGAAGCACGGGAAGGTGCCAGATGGGAAGACAGTCCTGGATAAGTTCAAGGTCAATGGGATTCTAA CTTACATCATGCGCTGTAGTACCCTGGATGGATGGACACCTGTGGAGAAAAGTAAGGTCAAAAAAGCCTTCATAAACAAATGCCGCATCAGGGCCACAACACTGTAA